The following DNA comes from Sander lucioperca isolate FBNREF2018 chromosome 2, SLUC_FBN_1.2, whole genome shotgun sequence.
AACCACCTCCTTCTCATCAAACCCCATCTCCATCAATGCAATAACAGCCtgcagaaacaaagaaaaagatgaTGCGTTTAGTTTTTGAACGTCTTCTCAGTCTaattacaacaacatacacagacacagttctGTGGAGCCTGGCAGGtgtcacaacacaaacacaacttgtACACAGTGAAATAAGTAGTTGGGAACAAGTGTTGCAACCACTCAAATGGTAGTACGTGGGAGTGTTATGTTGGAAGATGGTGGTTTGATCACTTTTCTATTTTTGAAGATACTAGTGAGCAGTGTTCCTTTGGAAAACATAGGTACATTAAGCGCTACAATTAGGGAAGACTGAACCCAATCAATGGGATATAAAATCCTATGACTAAAGCCGCTAACACTTTATATACATGAGTGCACATTTCAATATTATCTGTATCTAATAGGCTGCCTCTATTCATCAATTTGAGtcctacatactgtatgttagaTGATACAGTTAAAGACAGagcagtagcaaaaaaaaaaaaaaaagtcatttcaCAGTTTTATCAGGTAAAAAGAATTCAAGATTTTGGAGCGGAAATTAATCTGCGTTGAATCTGCCCTGTCTGTAGGATTTGGGCAGATAAATAGCATCTTCCTACAAAATACTGAGTAATGGAAAGCTCCGAGATGAGTTAtataatggcgtttttccattacatggtacctgctggactcgcctcgactctactcgccttttttggttttccattatgaaaaaaagtccctggtacctgctaacaggtactttttttagtatcacctccgtcgaggttccaagcgagctgaggcgataccaaaacgTTCGATGTTGTGttcgttttgtgtgtgtgtgtgtgtcgcgttaggtcacggcagtttcctgcggcgtcgctatgacgaccagccacgctcgcttcaggcatgaggcggtactaaatctgcaatggaaaaaggaggacggggcaccgcggccgagtcaagtcaagcaggtaccatgtaatggaaaaacgccacaAGTATGTAATAGTCAAAGTACTGAATGAAAGCTTCAACAGGATAAAGCTACTTACTCTTGAGTCCGGTCTGAACTCCCGTTTCCTACGGATCCTCTTGAAGATCTCTGTGAGCTCGtcctgcctgctgctctcttcTGTGCTCAACTGGCTGGAGAGGCTGCAGAGAAGGTTAGGACCGGAGGCTGcggctgcagctgcagctgagGCTGCGGCTGAGGCTGAGGAGACTGGTGTGGCAGCAGCCGTGGCTCCTGCTGCCCCAGAAGAGTCCTGGCCAGGTATAGGTGTGTCTACAGAGGGGTCGTCTACATGCTCGATCAGCCACTCCATCGCCTGGGTGACTGACATGCTGCAGAAAGAAATGATCAgttgagagaagaaaaaaaaggtttcttTTCTAGATAAATGATGTAGACATATTCAGTATCAGTTGTGAGGGAGTTGTTATTTAACCAACTCTGACTTACTGGTTCAATCTAAGAGCTTTGATTGCTCTGCTCTCAGGGAAACCCATCTCAGTGAGCTGCTGAAGGGCTGTTTCATCCACCCGgtcctcttcatcttcatccAACATTGCTACAAGATGCAGAAACACAAAGAGATCAGAGAACTGGCACTAAGGGTTGGGCAATATGTGTGAAATGTCTACAACAATAAACATCAGGGTCTATTTTTCCAGCAACAATACCCTCAATACAATACATATCAATATGTCAATACAGCTCAAttgtaaaaactaaaacaatacataacataacataaaaagATCTCATACCTCCTTTTGTAAgttctaaaataaaatacacttttgGAGAAGTGGCTGAGTGAATTGAACTGTTGCTTCACAGCAGCCAATTTGGGCCTTTCTGTCATAAcagtggagtttgcatgttatCCCCATATCTGTGTCGGTAAGCTCTGGTTTCTGTCCACATGTCAACTAGAAACCCTGTGCTGCCCTTagatgtaaatgtgtttgtgtgtaatacACTGCCAACTTGTCCAGGGTGTACCCCGCCTCTTGCCTAATGTGAGCCCCCTACACAATCCTTCATAGCATAAGAGGTCTAGAGCATTAAGGGACGGATTTATTATTGAATTTCTGCCATGTTTTAACAAAAAATGTCTTCTCCCGATCCTAACTTTCCTGACTTGGAAATAGTTTAAAGGGATTGTAGGCTTTACCATTGGCCTTTTTGAAAAGTTCAACAGCGTCAGGGTTCAAGGCAAGAAGCTTCTGGGCGACTTCAATGAGAGAAACCAGGATTTTTCGTAGCTCCGTCTGAaactaaaaacacaaatgcaacTAAAATCAATAACATCTTTGCTATTTCAATGGTCTAAACTTGTAGAATAATTCTTATTCATAGAATCTGCATGTTggatttaactttttttatacaCTCAGTAAGCTAAATTAATTCCAACAATAACCTTACATCTCTGATGTTATGCTGGGTAACAGTGCGGTCCGTGTGGCGTGTGGACAGGTTGCCGGTGGCTTTCAGAATTGCATCTTTGTCTGGAGCCTTGTTATCTTGTTTCTTCTGTGACAACCAGGATAAACAAAAAAGACAGATAATTAAAAGCAGGCAAAATAAAGACGACAACACATTTCTGATTGCGCAGAGTTTTTAAATAAGGATGAAGGCACGCTTAATGCTTTCAGTTCGGTTTTCATGAAACCAAAAGTTGATTAAGCTTACCTTTTCATCAGAACTAACGTCTGCCATCTTGGGAGCGGTTGGTGGCGGCCTTTTCTTTATGAGCAGCAAAACCTCTACAACATTTACGAAACATGGTCAGTTCATGGAAAACAATGTAGGATTGTCAAAATCCAAAACTTGTCAAAAAGATTGTTACATACCTTTATCTTTGAGATTTTCATCAGCGACAGTTTTAGTGTCTGTGAGGACTCTCTCTGAAGCAGCGTGTATTAGTTTATGGTGGGTGAGTGTTTTGGGGTCTTCTAGACTTCCATGAACATACTATAAATCAAGCACAATACAAAGCATCTCAGAAATAAATAGCAATTTTTGTatatcattattttttacaattatataaaacagaCAAGTAGCACATTAAAGAAGCTAGACGTATGTCTGACATTTTTTACTTAATAACTAGTAAATGATAAATCAATTATCCAGATTGTTGTCATTTCATTTTCTGTTAATCaactagagctgaaacaataagTTGATTAGCCTAAAcaattgacagaaaatgtatcTGCAACAATTTTGATTGATTCATTGTTGAAGTCAAATATCAAGTAAAAAATATTCTCCACTGTGAGTATTTGCTGCGTTTCTCTTTGACATATCATTGTAAATTATATATCTTTTGGTCAGactaaacaaaacatttgaaaacctAACCTGGGAGTATGAAATTGTGACAAACTGTTTTTATCCTTTTCTGATATTTGATTATAGACTAaactattcatttaaaatgcaattaatcaacTAGTTCTTTCAGCACTAAATCTACACCGGTAGGGTAtatgtgcagtttagtgtcccaaattccccatacaatgtctttaattaattatgaacctgctaaaccacctgtgctatcctaacccttaccctacacctaaccctaacctgtctcaaataagaccctcatcatttgggacactcagtttttggaaaataatttgggatACTGAACTGCACGTATACCCACAGGTAGATCCAATAAAATGGTTAATTAAAACCTGGAATCTGATAATACATTTTAACTTCCATCATGATGTCTGTATGTGTTGATGTTACACAAATATGTCATTGAATCTGTACATCTGAATCTGTATTTCCTAGGATGTCATGAGAAATGAACATTAGACTACCACTTGAGGTTATGGTATAGGCCATAGAAGGAGAAGTGAGATGAGCTGTGTAATAatagacacagccagtaaagcaGCATGCCTCTCAGGCTAGCCACTGGGAACAGCAAAGGGGCAGAGTCGGACTAGCTAGCTAGAGAGGAGCAGCCAACCTGCTAAATTATAAATAGCAAGGTCTACCCAGTTACTATAAATACAAAGCCACTGACACCGACACTGACACTTTACACAGAGGGCATGGTAGACTGCAAACACCCCAGGCAGGGGAGTGACAGGACAAAAAAGCCACAAGGGAGACACAAACAACCCAAAAACCTACATGTTTCAAGCACTTCTCCTTCAGTTTCTCTACAGTGGTGTCTTCCGTGACTTCCTCCAACCACTCCGTGCCGTCCATGGTGCAGATGTGTATTTTCAACACTTTACCGGCGAATATCTTCTCCTCTTGGACAAACATAGCTGCAGTCTTGAGAGTAAAGAGTACCAGTCCAgtgacgttagctagcagcaGTTGCTATATGTACTCCTGGCAAGCTAgcgtgctaacgttagcacccaGCTAGCCGTCGTTCCGTAAATCCGCCGACAACAGAGCAAGAGAAGGAGCCGATTAGCTGAGGGCCATCTTCGGTTTCCTCTGCCGGTTTTCGGTACGGTGGCAACCGATTAAAGCGTTCAGTGGCCACCAAGTTGTTTATTATTCCCAGCGAACACACAAGCAACCAGCCAGCAAGTACCCTATTTTTACTGTATGCTTGAACTTTGAACTTCAACGGTGCTACGACCGGTGCATTGTGGGAGCCGTAGTTCTTTTGAGTCACAGGCTATTCAGTGGATAAAAATCAGCCTGGTTCAGAAAACTCACCCCAACTTCAAAAACACACTGATAATAGGGATAACAACAAAATAGCGCAATGTCAGCATCTACGGACAGTCCAGGGCCCCAGACCTCGAGGAATCccaatgtaggctactgtgtgCCAactgttttgtcttattttattgAAAATTTGTTTAGAAATATGCACCACTAAAGCACAGTATAAACTGACACAATAAGGataatttattttctaaattaaTCGATTAATAATTTGTTTACAAAATGTGAAAAGACTGACCTCTTCAAATGTCTAGTTTAGTCTATGCAACAGACCAAACCCCAAATATACTCAGCTTACAAGGATATGAAAGAGCGGTAAACAGAAAATCCTCACAATTGAGACATATCTGGGTTGTGGGGGTCAGGTAGTATTCTATGGACCACCACAAGGGTCACACAAATAGTAATAAagcattttattaattaataactAATTGTACAATAAAATATACATTCATCGATTAGAATTAACCTTTTCTACAATATGCATAAGCTGCAGAAACAGTGCAGATGGACCTTTCATTTAGGTGAGTCAATTATAATACCACCACTAGAGGGAGACACACTAAGTAAAATAagctcagcaaaaaaagaaacgtcctgTCACTTACTTAGCATGCGTAAAACTTtgtatgaacataaaaaaattcaactactaagaactaaactgaacaacgttccacagacatgtgactaacagaaatggaaaaatgtgtccctgaacaaaggatggtcaaaatcaaaagttacagtcagtatctggtgtggccaccagctgcattaagtactgcagtgcatctcctcctcatggacTGCATCAGGTTTGCCAGTTCTTGCCGTGAGATGTTACCCCACTCTTCCACCAAGGCACCTGCAAGTTCCTGGACATTTCTGGGGGACATGGTTCTCGCCTTTACCCTTCGACCCAACAGGTCCCAGACGTGCTCAATGGGATTGAGATCCGGGCTCTTCGCTGGCCATGGCAGAACGCTAACATTCCTGTCTTGCAGGAAAATCGCGCACAGAACGAGCGCTATGGCTGGTGGCATTATCATGCTGGAGGGTCATGTCAGGATGAGCCTGCAGGAAGGGTACCACATGAGGGAGGAGGATGTCTTCCCTGTAACGTTCTgcaacttttgattttgaccatcctttgttcagggacacatttttccatttctgttagtcacatgtctgtgaaacgttcagtttagttcttagtagttgaattttatgttcatacaaagttttacgcatgttaaggtggctgaaaataaaagtagCTGAAAGTGAGAGGACGCttcttttttttgctgagtatatttgtacttttagtgtgtatgaAGAGAAAggtcacatttttgttttttaaatctatcAATTGTTGCCTGGAACTATCAGATGCATGTACTTATACTATGGATATTGTACTAGATCTATAATTATTTAGCTAATCCCTTGTTTCACAGTGTGTCTGGAGAATTTTAGAGATTTTGTAAAGtaatttagaagaaaaaaaaaggacggTCATAGGTTCAAGACACACAGGTGCCCTTTATTATAACAAGAAACGTTTTTTACAGATTGAAAATGAAAAGGGGAAATACATTTCTTGCAAAGTATAACTTTATAAGAGGAAGGAAACATATTGCAGATATTACAATTTCACTACAAcctaatacatttttaaattataacATTTAGCAAACTATACCAGGGAGTGTCTCAAAAGTACTGAAGCGGAGACAACTGAGAACTTAGCCAACAGTTTTAACCAAAGTGTAACAAAAACATCTCTTAATATGCACACATGGTTGCCTCAAGTGGATTTTTATGTGTTACAGAacagtaaataaatatgaatttaTAAAACCTCAATATTTATGAATTTTTCCTTTTATGAGAAAAATGTCTCTTAACAATATATCATATCTATTTGTATATAGTTCAAATTTATTTATGCATAAGGGAcagtaaaatacaaaatatatattctgttctgtttgacattttagaggctgtgACTGGTGCAAGACCTATCTAAATTGCATGCTTAAGACATCAGATTTCTTAAACAAAATCTTGCTTACAAGGGAAATGCATAACATATTTACAGAAGAACACAGCCATAGGCTCAAACTAATAGGAGGGATAGGGAAAATGAAGTTTCCTTTTCCCTCTGGACAACAACATACACTGTGGCCGACGGGCCAGTTCTCAAACACCAACAGATACTCAAGCCTGTTTTAACTGCCAATCTCCAAGATGGCGTTATACTGTACAACATATCAAATCTCCACCACATCTCTACATATGAATGCAATCAAATCTGAAGGCCCAACATAATGTTGTTCCATTGAGTCAAGAAATGTACACAACTGTTGAGAGTGTAACTAAGAATCACATGATATTTAAAAAGGGGGAATTGTGAAAACATACAGGACCTGTGCATATAATACAGGACACGTGTTCTGTTAACAGTCACAACTTATTTATCATTGACCACCAGAATATTTCCCACATAATAATAACACTGAAACTCcaaaaatgtgctatataaaatGCCCCATAGTCACAAGTTTATTTATAAACAAGATTATAcaaaaataacacaatatataaacaaagattgaaaaatgatatggaaaaagCAAAGACTAAAAATAAATACCCAGTGTGTATGCTGCGGCTTCACTGCAGAAAAGTAATGCTAAAAGAAAAGAGTCTCTAAAAGGACTTTCTATGTCCTGTGTATGACCCAGCACCATGGATCCCCGAAATTTCTGTAAGCAGGCAATGTGTATAAATAAggcattaataaataaaaagaatggATGAAACACAGGTGTTGCTGTTAGTATAAAAGCATATAAAAATGTCCTATTaaattgtgtttacagctttgcccttttcttcttcttttttcaacaAGGAGTgcctttttttataaaaaaatatacagcAGCTCATCTGGGCGCAATCATACAAGCTTTTTATTTGAACTTTTCAGGTATATGTCCAATCTGAGACTGCATGCTGGTCGGTGGACTTGAAATGCTCTCCGACCAGTCGGACATGTTGGAATGAGGAGATGAACTTGACCACTGATCGGGGGAGCTGGGGGAGGGGGTCAGAAAGGGGTGGTCAGGCACCTGGACCTGATGGTTTGGGGTGTTGTCCATGGGCCCTGAATAGCTGTGCTGGGAGGGTGGGGTAAGGAACTGGTTGCTGGGCATTGACTGGTTGATGGAGGAGGGCATAATCTGGGTGTCCTGTGGCAGGATGGTGTGGATGGGTATGCTGGAGTTGCCGGTGCCTTGCTGGAGCTCTGGGGAACTGAGCTCCCCGCTGATGAAGTTCTGGCTGTTGGTCGTGTTAGAGTTCTGGTGCTGCAGCTGGATgctctg
Coding sequences within:
- the ubac1 gene encoding ubiquitin-associated domain-containing protein 1, with the protein product MFVQEEKIFAGKVLKIHICTMDGTEWLEEVTEDTTVEKLKEKCLKHYVHGSLEDPKTLTHHKLIHAASERVLTDTKTVADENLKDKEVLLLIKKRPPPTAPKMADVSSDEKKKQDNKAPDKDAILKATGNLSTRHTDRTVTQHNIRDFQTELRKILVSLIEVAQKLLALNPDAVELFKKANAMLDEDEEDRVDETALQQLTEMGFPESRAIKALRLNHMSVTQAMEWLIEHVDDPSVDTPIPGQDSSGAAGATAAATPVSSASAAASAAAAAAASGPNLLCSLSSQLSTEESSRQDELTEIFKRIRRKREFRPDSRAVIALMEMGFDEKEVVDALRVNNNQQDAACEWLLGDRKPSPEDLDKGIDTNSPLFQAILENPVVQLGLTNPKTLLAFEDMLENPLNSTQWMNDPETGPVMLQISRIFQTLNRT